A single Vicinamibacterales bacterium DNA region contains:
- a CDS encoding ROK family protein — translation MRRIVAGIDLGGTAINYTLLDADSGDFLVPGLAEHPAGAKEGADICLTRIVDGLSLVTARYGVDRDAILAVGLDTPGPASATGVLSARGSTNFAHESWPGFDLRGGLETRLGLPVTYLNDGNAAALWGHMSLFGSRPATSVSAIIGTGLGGGLVVDGRVVEGRNGFGGEIGHVLIPCEAIPALNGLRPPCNCGRMGDLESVCSLTAIERTLLPMFVEQHRGHPLSGIPVAAAAKQVRGYAERGDEMCRAIFDTQARALGLFFDQITNLLDPDAFLIGGGALEVSPDFQAWWVAAVRAGMGPQRAEQQPRIHVMPNGDAAGARGAALGALQTLHL, via the coding sequence ATGCGTCGGATCGTTGCTGGTATCGATCTTGGCGGCACCGCCATCAATTACACCCTGCTTGACGCGGACAGCGGCGATTTCCTGGTTCCCGGCCTCGCGGAGCACCCCGCTGGCGCGAAAGAAGGAGCCGACATCTGTCTGACTCGGATCGTCGATGGCTTGTCCCTCGTGACGGCGAGGTACGGAGTGGACCGCGACGCCATCCTCGCGGTCGGCCTCGACACGCCTGGCCCGGCGAGCGCGACGGGCGTACTGAGCGCGAGGGGATCGACAAACTTTGCACACGAGAGCTGGCCGGGTTTTGACCTGCGCGGTGGGCTCGAAACGCGGCTCGGTCTCCCGGTTACTTACCTGAACGACGGCAACGCCGCAGCGTTGTGGGGTCACATGTCTTTGTTCGGCTCGAGGCCGGCGACGAGCGTGTCGGCGATTATCGGCACCGGCCTCGGCGGCGGACTCGTCGTCGACGGTCGCGTCGTGGAGGGGCGGAATGGCTTCGGTGGCGAAATCGGCCATGTCCTCATTCCGTGTGAGGCGATTCCCGCGCTAAATGGGCTGCGGCCACCATGCAACTGCGGGCGCATGGGCGATCTCGAGTCGGTCTGCTCCCTCACTGCCATCGAGCGAACGCTTCTGCCGATGTTCGTCGAGCAGCATCGTGGGCACCCCTTGAGCGGCATCCCCGTCGCGGCAGCAGCCAAGCAGGTTCGCGGGTATGCCGAACGCGGCGATGAGATGTGCCGGGCGATTTTCGACACGCAGGCGCGTGCCCTCGGCTTGTTCTTCGACCAGATCACGAACCTTCTCGATCCCGACGCGTTCCTGATCGGCGGCGGCGCGCTCGAGGTGTCACCGGACTTTCAGGCGTGGTGGGTCGCAGCGGTGCGAGCCGGCATGGGCCCGCAGCGCGCAGAACAGCAGCCCCGCATCCATGTCATGCCCAACGGCGATGCCGCCGGCGCACGCGGCGCCGCGTTGGGTGCTCTGCAAACGCTGCACCTGTGA